From Populus trichocarpa isolate Nisqually-1 chromosome 19, P.trichocarpa_v4.1, whole genome shotgun sequence, a single genomic window includes:
- the LOC18108340 gene encoding uncharacterized protein LOC18108340, with the protein MGRRKQARPHRSGGLIIQNNAAASASAELKNQRKASSSDAQPTELVGIDEQPYFVEVERNSWASNHHRDASELVLHGLNLRQEYSSFRVTDGFYHDSKYSLRFRVSNVKQSVLSRIKLGHWPVFSSSDISLELIEKSMVEEDREVESVIFSGSFDGPDEGITGLVHLTNMEFLTLRPVLGVDFSEKMTPLRMRVEILEKAFDACESLLESTRQIWKKSMMNVMAWLRPEVMTSEARYRHAKSTEMEVNMAAEIGDDTSNSGKRAQFDVAGLYEAIKPSKSDPMLEDDLPDLLPTLRPYQRRAAHWMVQQEKGESSSVKERSQFFSPLCMPVDFLDTCSKMFYNPFSGNVSFHPEFSPPYVSGGILADEMGLGKTVELLACILAHRKSTSDDGSVVAPTWQNTGNQKINLKRLKRERVECVCGAVSDSYKYRGLWVQCDICDAWQHADCVGYSPRGKKKMSVDDEQKHRNKTTISYVERDGEHVCQMCSELIEVADTPIATGATLIVCPAPILPQWHSEITRHTRPGSLKTYVYEGVRDTSLSNTFVVDIGQLVNADIVLTTYDVLKEDLLHDSDRHGGDRHILRFQKRYPVTPTILTRIFWWRVCLDEAQMVESNAAAATEMALRLSTKHRWCITGTPIQRKLDDLYGLLRFLKASPFNVSRWWIDVIRDPYERRDADAMEFTHKFFKQIMWRSSKIHVADELQLPPQEECVSWLTFSAIEKHFYQMQHETCVSYAREVIGSFKDDVVKRKVPGCVSTDASTDPLITHAEAAKLLNSLLKLRQACCHPQVGSSGLRSLQQSPMTMEEILMVLVGKMKIEGEEALRKLVVALNALAGIAILEQNFPQAVSLYKEALALSEEHLEDFRLDPLLNIHIHHNLADILALVMDHSTEVPSNGQQLHGNSEKASKINKSETCDLNDAKKQKASGEDSDFTIDAGNSLDLSENCSVGNKKGNNNHDMSSTSFSTQYLRTACENFKQKYLSVFSSKLSAAQLDFNKSYTQVCNAFGERKNLHTVWWLDALNHAEQNKDSTGELIRKIEEAVSGTLNNSRSSRIASRLRSITGLKYHIHTHLDQLEASRQTLLDRILEIDQTMANPKEEDIERVRHCRICQAIDDGPTCVHCELEESFQEHEARLFRLNKLHGGIITSAEEAVNLQKRNSERNRYYWNLDRQKKNLLPSSDFNEESKKRKTGETVMVSKSPSELEVILGVIKSYCKAQLENEAVSAASLQIHILEGMRKEYGHARSLAVAQAQLLRAHDELKMATARLHLRENENDTSMDALGEDELESASVLHSNEKFMSLNLLSHTKGKLRYLKGLVQSKQKPTSESSNNSSLTEEMAAVPMTTEKISEYLPKDDEEACPICQEKLNNQKMVFPCGHVTCCKCFFAMTERKMHDNRFQRKWVMCPTCRQHTDFGNIAYADDRRDKSCSSAMLDAIQGCEKTEASLAVQGSYGTKVEAVTRRILWIKSSDPKAKVLVFSSWNDVLDVLEHALNANEITYIRMKGGRKSHVAISEFRAQNSSPKRTHRQQQETKSIQVLLLLIQHGANGLNLLEAQHVVLVEPLLNPAAEAQAVSRVHRIGQEQRTLVHRFIVKDTVEESIYKLNRSRSTSSFISGNTKNQDQPLLTLKDVESLFATVPSTVPESDGKPTENLRHLPPSVAAALAAERRLKENTAGISV; encoded by the exons ATGGGTAGAAGGAAGCAAGCCCGTCCTCACCGCTCGGGTGGGTTAATTATACAAAACAATGCagctgcttctgcttctgctgaATTGAAGAATCAGAGGAAAGCATCATCCAGTGATGCTCAGCCAACAGAGTTAGTTGGTATTGATGAACAGCCTTATTTTGTCGAAGTTGAACGGAATAGTTGGGCTTCGAATCACCACCGTGATGCTTCTGAACTTGTTTTACATGGTTTGAATTTAAGACAAGAGTATTCTAGTTTTCGAGTAACTGATGGTTTTTATCACGACTCTAAGTATTCTTTGAGGTTTCGTGTGTCCAATGTCAAGCAGTCTGTTCTTTCTCGCATTAAGTTAGGACATTGGCCTGTGTTTTCTTCTAGTGATATATCTTTGgaattgattgagaaatccATGGTGGAGGAGGATAGGGAGGTGGAATCGGTGATTTTTTCAGGGAGTTTTGATGGACCTGATGAGGGTATTACTGGTCTTGTTCACTTGACAAATATGGAGTTTTTGACTTTGAGGCCAGTTCTGGGGGTTGATTTCTCAGAGAAGATGACGCCCCTGAGGATGAGGGTTGAAATACTTGAGAAAGCTTTTGATGCTTGTGAATCACTTCTTGAAAGTACCAGACAAATATGGAAGAAGAGCATGATGAATGTTATGGCTTGGTTACGTCCAGAAGTGATGACTTCAGAGGCTAGATATAGACATGCTAAGTCAACAGAAATGGAAGTCAACATGGCTGCAGAGATAGGAGAtgatacttccaactctgggAAACGTGCCCAGTTTGATGTTGCTGGGTTATATGAAGCCATTAAGCCGTCAAA ATCGGATCCTATGCTTGAAGATGACCTGCCTGACTTGCTCCCCACTTTGAGACCATATCAGCGTCGTGCTGCTCACTGGATGGTACAGCAAGAGAAAGGTGAAAGTTCGAGTGTAAAGGAAAGAAGCCAGTTCTTTTCTCCTTTATGTATGCCCGTGGATTTTCTCGACACATGTTCAAAAATGTTCTATAATCCTTTCAG TGGCAATGTTTCGTTCCATCCTGAGTTTTCTCCACCTTATGTCTCTGGTGGAATTCTTGCTG ATGAGATGGGTTTGGGGAAAACAGTTGAGTTGCTTGCTTGCATACTTGCTCATCGGAAGTCTACATCTGATGATGGTTCAGTTGTTGCTCCCACGTGGCAAAATACCGGGAATCAAAAGATTAATCTTAAAAGATTGAAAAGGGAGCGAGTTGAGTGTGTTTGCGGAGCTGTGAGTGATAGCTATAAATATAGAGGACTTTGGGTACAGTGTGACATTTGTGATGCTTGGCAACATGCAGATTGTGTTGGTTATTCACCTAGAGGGAAAAAGAAGATGTCAGTGGATGATGAACAAAAGCACAGAAACAAGACTACAATAAGCTATGTTGAGAGGGATGGGGAGCATGTTTGCCAGATGTGCTCTGAACTCATAGAAGTGGCTGACACTCCCATAGCTACTGGTGCCACTCTTATAGTCTGTCCAGCTCCTATATTGCCTCAATGGCATTCTGAAATCACACG gCATACACGTCCAGGTTCCTTAAAAACTTATGTGTATGAAGGCGTACGAGATACATCTCTTTCAAATACATTTGTAGTAGATATTGGTCAACTTGTCAACGCTGACATTGTATTGACAACATATGATGTGCTTAAAGAGGACCTCTTGCATGACTCTGATAGGCATGGAGGTGATAGGCACATCCTGAGATTCCAGAAGAG GTACCCTGTTACCCCAACTATTCTAACAAGAATATTTTGGTGGAGGGTTTGCTTGGATGAGGCTCAAATGGTGGAGAGTAATGCTGCAGCTGCCACTGAAATGGCTCTTCGATTGTCAACTAAACATCGTTGGTGTATTACTGGGACTCCTATACAACGTAAACTTGATGACTTATATGGACTTCTAAGATTCTTGAAAGCAAGTCCCTTCAATGTTTCTAGGTGGTGGATTGATGTTATAAGGGATCCATATGAG AGGAGAGATGCAGATGCTATGGAATTTACACATAAATTCTTCAAACAAATCATGTGGCGCTCCTCTAAAATACATGTTGCTGATGAGTTACAACTACCACCGCAGGAAGAGTGTGTCTCTTGGCTCACCTTTTCAgcaattgaaaaacacttttaccAGATGCAACATGAAACCTGTGTGAGTTATGCTCGAGAAGTTATTGGAAGTTTTAAAGATGATGTTGTCAAAAGAAAGGTCCCAG GTTGTGTATCAACTGATGCCTCAACAGATCCTTTGATAACCCATGCAGAAGCGGCGAAGCTACTCAACTCGCTCTTGAAGCTTCGCCAAGCTTGCTGCCACCCGCAAGTAGGAAGTTCTGGGCTTCGCTCCCTGCAACAATCCCCCATGACTATGGAGGAAATATTGATG GTTCTTGTAGGTAAGATGAAGATAGAGGGGGAGGAAGCTTTGAGGAAGTTAGTTGTTGCTTTAAATGCCCTTGCGGGGATAGCAATACTTGAGCAAAACTTTCCTCAAGCAGTATCATTGTACAAAGAAGCGCTGGCGCTATCTGAAGAACACCTTGAAGATTTCCGCCTAGATCCTTTATTGAATATTCACATCCATCACAACCTTGCTGATATACTTGCATTGGTTATGGACCACTCAACAGAAGTCCCATCTAATGGACAACAGTTGCATGGAAACTCTGAAAAGGCTTCCAAGATAAACAAATCTGAAACATGTGATCTAAATgatgcaaagaaacaaaaagctaGTGGTGAAGATTCAGATTTCACCATTGATGCTGGGAATTCACTGGACCTATCAGAAAATTGCTCAGTTGGTAATAAAAAAGGCAACAATAATCATGACATGTCATCCACATCCTTCAGTACTCAATATTTGAGAACAGCGTGTGAGAACTTCAAACAGAAATACTTGTCTGTGTTTAGTTCAAAACTTTCTGCAGCTCAGCTTGACTTTAACAAATCATACACACAG GTTTGTAATGCATTTGGTGAGAGAAAAAATCTACATACAGTTTGGTGGTTGGATGCTCTCAATCATGCAGAACAGAACAAGGATTCCACAGGTGAGCTGATAAGAAAGATTGAAGAGGCTGTCTCAGGAACTCTAAACAATTCGAGATCATCAAGAATTGCATCACG TTTACGAAGCATTACTGGTCTGAAGTACCACATCCACACACATTTAGATCAATTGGAAGCTTCTAGACAAACATTACTTGATCGAATTTTGGAAATTGATCAAACAATGGCGAACCCGAAGGAAGAGGATATTGAACGTGTGAGACATTGTCGAATATGCCAAGCTATTGACGATGGTCCCACATGTGTTCATTGTGAATTGGAGGAATCATTTCAG GAACATGAGGCAAGGTTATTTCGTCTTAACAAATTACATGGAGGCATTATTACATCTGCTGAAGAGGCAGTGAATCTGCAAAAAAGGAACTCAGAGAGAAATCGTTACTACTGGAATTTAGACCgccaaaagaaaaatttacTGCCATCTAGTGATTTTAATGAAGAATCGAAGAAAAGAAAGACTGGAGAAACAGTGATG GTTTCAAAATCGCCATCTGAATTGGAGGTTATTCTTGGAGTTATAAAGAGCTATTGCAAGGCCCAGTTAGAAAATGAAGCTGTGTCTGCTGCCAGCCTGCAGATACACATTCTGGAG GGAATGAGGAAGGAGTATGGACATGCAAGGTCCTTGGCAGTTGCTCAAGCTCAACTTCTTCGTGCTCATGATGAACTTAAGATGGCAACAGCACGTTTGCACTTAAGAGAAAATGAGAATGATACGTCTATGGATGCTTTGGGTGAAGATGAATTAGAGTCTGCTAGCGTGCTACACTCTAATGAAAAGTTCATGTCCTTGAACTTGCTGTCTCATACAAAGGGGAAACTTCGTTATCTGAAG GGTTTGGTACAGTCAAAACAGAAACCAACATCTGAAAGTTCAAATAATTCCTCATTAACTGAAGAAATGGCTGCCGTGCCAATGACAACAGAGAAGATAAGTGAATATTTGCCAAAAGATGATGAGGAAGCATGCCCTATCTGTCAAGAGAAGCTAAACAATCAAAAGATGGTTTTCCCATGCGGGCACGTCACTTGCTGTAAAT GTTTCTTTGCAATGACTGAGCGAAAAATGCATGATAACAGGTTCCAACGTAAATGGGTAATGTGCCCAACATGTCGGCAGCATACTGATTTTGGGAATATTGCGTATGCCGATGATAGACGGGACAAATCTTGTAGTTCTGCTATGCTGGATGCAATTCAAGGCTGTGAAAAAACTGAGGCGTCTTTGGCTGTTCAAGGTTCATATGGAACAAAG GTTGAAGCAGTCACTAGAAGAATCTTGTGGATAAAGTCTTCAGATCCTAAAGCAAAGGTTCTCGTATTCTCAAGTTGGAATGATGTCCTTGATGTGTTAGAGCATGCTCTCAATGCTAATGAAATCACCTATATCCGGATGAAAGGAGGAAG GAAATCACATGTTGCCATCAGTGAATTCAGAGCGCAGAATAGCAGTCCCAAAAGAACTCATAGACAACAACAAGAGACAAAATCTATTCAAGTGTTGCTGCTCTTAATCCAGCATGGAGCCAATGGACTCAATCTCTTAGAAGCACAGCATGTTGTTCTTGTGGAGCCACTGCTCAATCCAGCAGCTGAGGCTCAAGCAGTCAGCCGGGTGCACCGAATTGGGCAGGAACAGAGGACATTAGTCCATCGATTTATA
- the LOC18108341 gene encoding protein ALP1-like codes for MNRIVDQINYPSCRVSGASVDGAGDDSNGNDSDDSNDDDDDDDADIDGDSDDDDAFIIRRHFDREKLNLCTAGAINAMDATTLLSLCIDLETHHGLKPSRRMSVIEKVAMFLFTIAVGASNRQVQERFQHSGETVSRCFKEVLKSLRLFAVEIIKPVDPQFTSTPREIAMNPRFMPHFKNCVGAIDGTHVRACVPAANQIPFIGRKCVPTQNVMAACSFDMQFMFVWAGWEGSAHDTRIFLEAIDNSTINFPKPLEGKYYLVDAGYPNEYGYLGPYKGERYHFQEFRRRGQPSGRKEVFNRAHSSLRNVIERSFGVWKQRWRILQNMPAYPYKTQVEIVVASMALHNYIRRRSQDDAVFSEYDRNPNLIPDDFLPDTVQASAVQGS; via the exons ATGAACCGGATTGtagatcaaattaattatcctagttgTAGAGTTAGTGGTGCTTCAGTTGATGGTGCCGGAGATGATAGTAATGGAAACGACTCCGACGACAGTAATGACgacgacgatgatgatgatgccgaCATTGACGGTGATAGTGATGATGACGATGCATTTATTATAAGGAGGCATTTTGATagggaaaaattaaatttatgcacAGCTGGAGCTATAAACgc GATGGACGCAACAACTTTGTTGAGTTTGTGCATCGACTTGGAAACACACCATGGCTTAAAACCGTCAAGAAGAATGAGCGTTATTGAAAAGGTGGCAATGTTTCTATTTACAATAGCAGTTGGGGCATCAAATAGACAAGTGCAGGAAAGATTCCAGCATTCAGGTGAAACTGTTAGTAGATGTTTTAAAGAAGTGCTTAAATCATTACGTTTGTTTGCTGTAGAAATCATAAAACCAGTAGATCCACAATTTACGAGCACACCAAGAGAAATTGCTATGAATCCAAGATTTATGCCACATTTCaag AATTGTGTTGGTGCAATTGATGGAACACATGTTCGTGCATGCGTACCAGCTGCAAATCAAATTccatttattggaagaaaatgtGTACCAACACAAAATGTAATGGCCGCTTGTAGTTTCGACATGCAATTCATGTTCGTGTGGGCAGGATGGGAAGGCAGTGCACACGATACTCGTATTTTTCTGGAGGCTATTGACAATAGCACTATCAACTTTCCAAAACCTCTAGAAG gaaaatacTATTTGGTTGATGCTGGATATCCAAACGAGTATGGATATTTGGGTCCCTACAAAGGCGAGAGGTATCACTTCCAAGAATTTAGACGTCGTGGACAACCAAGTGGTCGGAAAGAAGTGTTTAATCGTGCACACTCGTCACTACGTAACGTGATCGAACGTTCTTTTGGGGTATGGAAACAGAGGTGgagaattttgcaaaacatgcCTGCTTATCCATACAAAACACAAGTTGAAATTGTAGTTGCATCAATGgcactacataattatattagaaggagatcgcaagATGATGCAGTTTTTTCTGAGTATGATCGCAACCCCAATTTGATTCCAGATGACTTTTTGCCTGATACTGTTCAGGCTTCGGCCGTTCAAGGCTCATAG
- the LOC18101985 gene encoding uncharacterized protein LOC18101985 — protein sequence MEGLESSDKAAWTKEMLHIFCDICIKAIDMGMRPNTHFDKPGWKFLITSFKEQTGHAFTKTQLKNKWDGCKKDWRIWNKLVSETGVGWNSELGTIAEIRGAKKFRHVGIEPSLKNKFDRMYSNIVATRAFAWAPSSGVPAGSGVDPGTSNADIADDGLEEGSGDSEEDVIPDFQTDMARMVGGIHMSSSTNTKSGEKRKERDHYDVRGRKKKTSGIGVKLLTRCNHLLESMSTKSDSTSVNMDREGCSIPEVMAELHSIPGVSVDDDFHDFATEYLSLRRKREMWSSMGDMQQKLRWLQRMYERSKRA from the exons ATGGAAGGTCTTGAATCTTCTGATAAGGCTGCTTGGACAAAGGAAATGTTGCatatattttgtgatatatGCATTAAGGCAATTGATATGGGAATGAGACCTAATACTCATTTCGATAAACCGGGGTGGAAATTTCTTATAAcatcattcaaagaacaaactgGGCATGCATTTACTaaaacacaattgaaaaacaaatgggatggaTGCAAAAAGGATTGGAGGATATGGAATAAGCTGGTTTCTGAAACCGGTGTTGGCTGGAATAGTGAATTAGGCACAATTGCA gAAATTAGAGGAGCCAAAAAATTCAGACATGTCGGTATTGAGCCGtctttaaagaataaatttgacCGAATGTATTCCAACATTGTCGCAACTAGAGCGTTTGCATGGGCTCCTTCATCAGGTGTACCTGCTGGCAGTGGTGTTGATCCTGGTACAAGCAATGCCGACATTGCTGATGATGGTTTGGAAGAGGGCAGCGGTGATTCGGAGGAAGATGTGATTCCAGATTTCCAGACTGATATGGCTCGAATGGTTGGAGGGATACATATGTCTAGCAGCACCAATACAAAAAGCGgcgagaaaagaaaagaacgagaTCATTATGATGTGCgaggtagaaagaagaaaacatctgGAATTGGTGTTAAGTTGCTGACAAGGTGCAATCATCTACTTGAGAGTATGTCAACTAAGAGTGATTCGACGTCTGTTAATATGGATCGTGAAGGCTGTAGTATTCCCGAGGTCATGGCTGAGCTGCACTCCATTCCTGGAGTTTCAGTTGACGATGATTTTCATGACTTCGCTACGGAGTATCTTAGtctaagaaggaaaagagaaatgtgGTCCAGTATGGGCGATATGCAACAGAAGTTGCGATGGTTGCAGCGAATGTATGAACGAAGTAAACGTGCTTAG
- the LOC18108343 gene encoding uncharacterized protein LOC18108343 has translation MKGGRKNMKRAAVAEEHNLSLEGGQSIMQVVSLRGSNLIEVMDARGGKSLALFPAKFQKSMWIKRGSFVVVDESGKEKALESGSKVACIVSQVLFYEHVRVLQRSPEWPEIFKSTALDDSSGSLNITNGQLEENELESSDDDGLPPLEANMNRIKPPEWEQSDTESNSGSDTDS, from the exons ATGAAAGGAGGAAGGAAGAATATGAAGAGAGCAGCAGTAGCAGAGGAACACAATTTAAGTCTTGAAGGTGGGCAAAGCATCATGCAAGTTGTTTCTCTCAGGGGTTCCAATCTTATTGAG GTAATGGATGCAAGAGGTGGGAAGTCACTAGCTTTGTTTCCGGCTAAATTTCAGAAGAGTATGTGGATAAAAAGAG GAAGTTTTGTCGTGGTTGATGAAAGTGGCAAGGAAAAGGCTTTGGAGTCAGGCAGCAAAGTGGCATGTATTGTTTCTCAAGTTCTCTTTTATGAACATGTCCGTGTGCTTCAGAGATCTCCTGAATG GCCAGAGATTTTCAAATCTACAGCTCTGGATGATTCTAGTGGAAGTCTGAACATAACCAATGGCCAACTTGAAGAGAATGAGCTTGAATCAAGTGATGATGATGGGCTTCCTCCATTAGAAGCAAATATGAACAGAATCAAGCCACCAGAATGGGAACAATCTGATACAGAGTCCAATTCAGGATCAGATACGGATTCTTAA